From Pelotomaculum schinkii, the proteins below share one genomic window:
- a CDS encoding TraR/DksA C4-type zinc finger protein, whose product MDKAMLMGFKKRLLEERKNLLGRINFIDERGLGEALEDSISELSTYDNHPADIGTEVFERSKDFALRESAMISVAAVDDALNRINEGTYGVCDVCGKEIALERLEALPSTTICRDCKEAEEKIPRRDERPAEEDVLAKPFARSFTDASGNIEYDGEDAWQEVARYSETTDEWSRGGSYYGYSEYDIVEDRGAVEEVDNIPYEVGDDGVFYKDFRGVDDESSPAEKIDVGVEHT is encoded by the coding sequence GTGGACAAGGCTATGCTGATGGGCTTCAAAAAGCGTTTATTGGAAGAAAGAAAAAACCTGCTGGGTCGGATCAATTTTATTGATGAACGAGGGCTGGGTGAAGCCTTGGAAGATTCTATCAGCGAACTTTCAACCTATGACAACCACCCTGCCGACATCGGTACGGAAGTCTTTGAAAGGAGCAAGGACTTTGCTCTACGGGAAAGCGCCATGATTAGCGTGGCTGCCGTTGACGATGCCCTTAACAGGATTAATGAAGGGACCTACGGCGTCTGTGACGTCTGCGGGAAGGAAATTGCGCTGGAGAGGTTGGAGGCGCTGCCTTCCACCACCATATGCCGGGACTGCAAAGAGGCTGAAGAGAAAATTCCTCGCCGTGACGAGCGGCCGGCAGAAGAGGACGTCCTGGCCAAACCTTTTGCCAGAAGCTTCACGGATGCTTCCGGCAACATCGAATACGACGGTGAAGACGCCTGGCAGGAAGTGGCCAGGTATAGTGAAACCACCGATGAATGGTCCAGAGGGGGTTCATATTACGGCTATTCCGAATACGATATCGTGGAGGACAGGGGAGCCGTTGAGGAGGTTGACAATATTCCCTATGAAGTGGGCGACGATGGCGTTTTCTACAAGGATTTCCGTGGCGTGGATGATGAGAGCTCTCCCGCGGAGAAAATTGATGTAGGCGTTGAACACACATAA
- a CDS encoding bifunctional nuclease family protein encodes MIPVKVREIAYDINMNPVLLLIDEHELKALPIWIGPVEAHAIALALQGFNLDNPQTTDLLKDILDRLESRLSMVVINDVRDGTYYAELHIWHHGQELVIDSRPSDAIAMAIRTEAPIYLTEKVAQDSMAIKDLLSEEQQEDLKQMLENNHPGDIKKSLH; translated from the coding sequence ATGATTCCCGTCAAGGTGAGAGAAATAGCATATGATATTAATATGAACCCGGTGCTCCTGCTGATAGATGAACATGAACTCAAAGCGCTGCCCATATGGATAGGTCCTGTTGAAGCGCACGCTATCGCTTTGGCCCTGCAGGGTTTTAACCTTGACAATCCCCAGACTACCGACCTTTTAAAAGACATACTGGATCGTCTTGAATCAAGGCTCAGCATGGTCGTTATCAACGATGTAAGAGACGGGACCTATTATGCCGAGCTGCACATATGGCATCACGGTCAGGAACTGGTCATTGATTCCCGGCCCAGCGACGCTATTGCAATGGCTATCCGCACCGAAGCCCCGATTTACCTTACCGAAAAAGTCGCTCAGGACTCCATGGCCATCAAGGACCTGCTTAGCGAGGAACAGCAGGAAGATTTAAAGCAAATGCTTGAAAACAACCACCCCGGCGACATAAAAAAATCACTGCATTAA
- a CDS encoding transcriptional regulator — protein sequence MTSTLAEYFSGVQHRLPGEAERVLRALDNQGSMNKEDLSLTSNVKRAVLDHVVMQLYALGLVEVATEGKSKICSLTRLGYDFISISNAG from the coding sequence GTGACATCAACGCTTGCAGAATACTTTAGCGGAGTCCAGCACCGTTTGCCCGGTGAGGCGGAAAGGGTGCTAAGGGCGCTGGACAACCAGGGTTCGATGAATAAGGAAGACTTATCCTTAACATCAAACGTTAAAAGAGCTGTGCTGGACCATGTGGTGATGCAGCTCTATGCTCTGGGTCTGGTAGAAGTCGCCACGGAGGGCAAAAGCAAAATATGCAGCCTCACCAGGCTGGGGTATGATTTTATAAGTATCAGTAATGCCGGTTAA
- the recJ gene encoding single-stranded-DNA-specific exonuclease RecJ: MAQLLVNRGIYTVEHARDYLGCELESLHRPGLMRDMPKAVARILKAIRFRDKIMVYGDYDVDGVTATALLIRVFQRLGVDVKYHIPNRLTEGYGLRLDVLKQAASEGINLVITLDCGISSIEEALWAHDNGLDLIITDHHEPGAELPRAFAVVNPKRPDCKYPYKDLAGVGVALKLAQALLEEAGMGSLAWQEYLDLACLGTIADIVPLQGENRIIVKHGLTRLARTENAGLQALIAVSELVKEELGARQVGFGLAPRLNAAGRMKSPDPALKLLLSDNTAEAWELAAELNRLNQERQKIESEVFEEIKKMLDERPEMAEDRVLVLASPGWHVGVIGIVASRLVNIYTRPVLLIALQDGEGKGSARSVPGFNMHQALSHCQALLLSYGGHASAAGFSIEKGRIEDFRRELNLYAGETLHDEGTTALVELDGIISMEQVSEKLVNELDLLRPIGHHNPGPLLGCRQATVLKCRGVGRGAAHLKMLLQSQNSTFDGIGFNLGAYAEVLATAEEVDLAFVPGINEYNGRSSIQLEVKELGMPAVLDTVEAKQTGFLRRVGYVPTELFIPEFVLLKLRYALQHSEMHGRVNKITRAPLKLEDWRGLDDRPGALAGIASRGEPTVVLTSCGYRTIELAHFLQLAVPSLAGRVAFCHTSSQEAEKDRIVQCFRDGTISTIVTTPVTAGELAQHAVQTIIYDLPYEHEAFCCGVNTVRPGGSLYLLFSPDDLQENREALGNLAPDREFLASLYRILLREHNKGNLGNCTAEFITGRMRAAGHQWVHHDMVRVCLGILEELELLTVKGVGHEGRLELYPPPRRKRDLMEAKTYQYLHQLKDKALSWMEKLVDERLHSDMDDFPLK; this comes from the coding sequence ATGGCACAGCTGTTGGTCAACCGCGGCATTTACACGGTGGAGCATGCCCGTGACTACTTGGGCTGTGAACTTGAAAGCTTGCACCGTCCCGGTCTTATGCGTGACATGCCAAAAGCTGTGGCACGGATTTTAAAGGCCATCCGGTTTAGAGATAAAATTATGGTATACGGAGATTATGATGTAGACGGGGTTACTGCCACAGCGTTACTCATACGAGTTTTTCAGCGTTTGGGTGTCGACGTGAAATATCATATCCCCAACCGTTTGACAGAGGGTTACGGACTGCGCCTCGATGTTTTAAAGCAAGCTGCGAGCGAGGGAATTAACCTGGTAATTACCCTGGATTGCGGCATTAGTTCTATTGAGGAAGCTCTCTGGGCGCACGATAACGGTCTTGATTTAATTATTACCGATCACCACGAGCCTGGCGCGGAGTTGCCGCGAGCTTTTGCTGTAGTTAACCCCAAAAGACCTGACTGCAAATACCCCTATAAAGACCTTGCCGGTGTCGGTGTGGCGCTGAAACTGGCCCAGGCGCTGCTGGAGGAAGCCGGTATGGGCAGCCTGGCATGGCAAGAATACCTGGATTTGGCCTGCCTTGGTACAATAGCGGATATTGTGCCGTTACAGGGAGAGAACCGCATTATCGTTAAACATGGTCTGACCAGGCTGGCCAGGACGGAAAATGCCGGTTTGCAGGCGCTGATTGCGGTGAGCGAGTTGGTGAAAGAGGAATTGGGAGCGCGTCAGGTTGGCTTCGGCCTCGCCCCGCGTCTCAACGCGGCGGGCAGGATGAAGAGCCCCGATCCGGCGTTAAAGCTATTGCTGTCAGACAACACGGCAGAGGCCTGGGAGTTGGCCGCCGAGCTAAACCGGCTTAATCAAGAAAGGCAGAAGATTGAGTCCGAGGTATTTGAAGAAATTAAAAAAATGCTTGACGAGCGTCCCGAAATGGCTGAAGACCGGGTACTGGTACTGGCCTCGCCGGGCTGGCATGTTGGCGTAATTGGAATTGTAGCCTCCCGTTTGGTAAATATTTATACTCGTCCGGTGCTTTTAATAGCGCTGCAGGATGGGGAGGGTAAAGGCTCTGCCAGGAGTGTACCCGGTTTCAATATGCACCAGGCGCTTTCCCATTGTCAGGCGCTTCTTCTTAGTTATGGAGGACACGCCTCAGCCGCGGGTTTTTCCATTGAAAAAGGCAGGATCGAGGATTTTCGCAGAGAGTTGAATCTTTATGCCGGGGAAACACTCCATGATGAAGGTACAACCGCACTTGTGGAGCTCGACGGGATTATCAGTATGGAGCAGGTTTCAGAAAAACTGGTCAATGAGCTTGACCTGCTAAGGCCCATAGGGCATCATAACCCCGGCCCGCTGCTGGGTTGCCGCCAGGCGACCGTGCTCAAATGCCGGGGTGTGGGTCGCGGAGCCGCCCATTTGAAAATGCTGCTGCAAAGTCAAAATTCAACATTTGACGGAATTGGCTTCAACCTTGGGGCTTACGCCGAGGTACTGGCCACCGCCGAAGAAGTGGACCTTGCCTTTGTGCCCGGTATTAACGAGTATAACGGCAGGTCTTCAATACAGCTGGAAGTTAAGGAATTAGGTATGCCTGCGGTTCTGGACACAGTAGAGGCGAAACAGACAGGCTTCCTGAGGAGGGTGGGCTATGTACCCACCGAGCTGTTCATTCCGGAATTTGTTCTGCTGAAACTTCGCTATGCGCTGCAGCACTCAGAAATGCACGGGCGGGTTAACAAAATAACAAGGGCGCCGCTTAAGCTTGAAGATTGGCGGGGGTTGGATGACCGTCCGGGAGCCCTGGCGGGAATAGCTTCACGTGGGGAGCCAACTGTGGTGCTCACCTCATGCGGTTACAGGACCATAGAGTTAGCACATTTTCTGCAACTCGCCGTCCCATCCCTGGCCGGGAGGGTCGCTTTTTGCCACACCTCGTCACAGGAAGCTGAAAAGGATAGGATTGTTCAGTGTTTTAGAGACGGGACTATAAGCACTATCGTGACAACACCCGTTACGGCCGGAGAATTGGCACAACATGCCGTCCAGACCATAATATATGACCTGCCCTATGAGCATGAAGCTTTTTGTTGTGGGGTAAATACGGTTCGTCCGGGCGGGAGCCTTTATCTGCTTTTTAGTCCGGATGATTTGCAAGAAAATAGAGAAGCGCTGGGAAACCTGGCTCCGGACAGGGAGTTCCTGGCATCCCTATATAGAATACTCCTCCGGGAACACAACAAGGGAAACCTGGGGAACTGTACTGCTGAATTTATTACCGGGCGCATGCGGGCCGCCGGTCATCAATGGGTCCACCACGATATGGTGCGGGTCTGCCTGGGCATTCTGGAGGAACTGGAGCTTCTGACAGTTAAAGGAGTTGGACATGAGGGACGTTTGGAGCTTTATCCACCGCCCCGCCGCAAGAGGGATCTTATGGAAGCGAAGACCTATCAATATTTGCACCAGCTAAAAGATAAGGCTCTTTCCTGGATGGAAAAGTTAGTTGATGAGCGTTTACATAGCGATATGGATGACTTTCCCCTTAAGTAA
- a CDS encoding RelA/SpoT family protein — protein sequence MEINACLASGQPQPSRKETPNTTQNLDTGKSLEELLQIIRGYNAKADLSVVKDAYDYAASAHRGQKRISGEPYIVHPLEVAKILAELELDLETIVAGLLHDVVEDTGETLTSISERFGSETALLVDGVTKLSRIEFKSKEEQQAENLRKMFLAMAKDIRVILIKLADRLHNLRTLKYHPTPKQVEIAKETLEIFAPLAHRLGIYRIKWELEDLAFRFNEPEKYFDLVERIAQTRKKREEYISSAISVLKDKLSGMGLEVDIEGRPKHLYSISVKMAKQKVGLNEIFDVLAVRCLVETVRDCYATLGIVHTMWTPIPGRFKDFIAMPKSNMYQSLHTTVVGPQGEPLEIQIRTREMHRTAEYGIAAHWRYKEGSRGDREFDKKLAWLRQLLEWQHDLRDAREFMENLKIDLFSDTVFVFSPKGDVVELPAGSVPLDFAYRIHTDVGHRCVGAKINGRIVPLDYVLKNGDIVEILTSKNSFPKRDWLNIAKTSQSKTKIRQWFKKEQREENILKGKEILEREVKKQGIEADLPKPEKIIEAGKKFSLFTLDDIYAAIGDGAITVNSVLSKIRAEEAKLEKKGLLAEEVQNIKNDVKPAAGWGKPMQGIRVKGIDNILIRLSHCCNPVPGDPITGYITRGRGISIHRNDCMNLINYQRQEGERLVEVAWDQEFTEPFQVKLEINGLDRAGFLSDVMAVLVEMKISANWVTARGRKDGAAVIELVLTMKGIEQLDYIMTKISRVKDVYDMRRVSFSGQTLGTLN from the coding sequence ATGGAAATTAACGCTTGTCTCGCTTCAGGACAGCCACAGCCCAGCCGGAAGGAGACGCCGAATACAACTCAAAACCTGGATACCGGCAAGTCCCTGGAGGAACTGTTGCAGATCATCAGGGGATATAACGCCAAAGCCGATCTGTCGGTTGTGAAGGACGCCTATGACTATGCCGCGAGCGCCCACCGGGGACAAAAACGTATTTCCGGTGAGCCTTATATAGTACATCCTCTGGAAGTAGCAAAGATTTTGGCGGAACTCGAGCTTGATTTGGAAACAATCGTAGCAGGGCTTTTGCATGATGTGGTGGAGGATACCGGGGAAACCCTCACCAGTATCAGTGAGCGCTTCGGCAGTGAAACAGCTCTATTGGTAGACGGTGTTACCAAGCTCAGCCGGATCGAGTTTAAATCAAAAGAAGAACAACAGGCGGAAAACTTGCGTAAGATGTTTTTAGCGATGGCCAAGGACATCAGGGTTATTTTGATTAAGCTGGCCGACAGGCTGCACAACCTGCGCACCTTAAAATACCATCCGACCCCCAAGCAGGTGGAAATCGCTAAAGAAACACTGGAAATATTTGCGCCTTTAGCGCACCGGTTGGGGATTTACAGGATCAAGTGGGAACTTGAAGACCTGGCTTTCCGCTTTAATGAACCTGAAAAATATTTTGACCTGGTTGAAAGAATTGCCCAAACTCGCAAAAAACGCGAGGAATATATCAGTTCAGCAATATCCGTCCTCAAGGACAAGCTTTCCGGGATGGGCTTAGAGGTCGATATAGAAGGACGCCCCAAACACCTTTACAGCATCAGTGTCAAAATGGCTAAACAGAAGGTGGGCCTAAACGAGATTTTCGACGTGCTGGCTGTCCGGTGCCTGGTGGAAACCGTGCGTGATTGTTACGCGACCCTGGGCATTGTGCACACGATGTGGACGCCCATCCCGGGACGCTTCAAGGATTTTATTGCCATGCCCAAATCCAATATGTACCAATCGCTGCATACAACCGTCGTCGGCCCGCAGGGTGAGCCCCTGGAAATCCAAATCAGGACCAGGGAGATGCACAGGACTGCCGAATATGGTATTGCCGCCCACTGGCGCTATAAAGAAGGCAGCCGGGGAGACCGTGAGTTCGACAAAAAACTGGCCTGGTTGCGTCAACTCCTGGAATGGCAGCACGATTTGAGGGATGCCAGGGAGTTTATGGAAAACCTTAAAATTGACCTTTTCTCAGATACGGTTTTTGTTTTTTCACCCAAGGGTGACGTGGTTGAGTTGCCGGCCGGGTCAGTCCCTCTGGACTTTGCCTACCGTATTCATACCGATGTGGGCCACCGCTGCGTGGGCGCAAAAATAAACGGACGCATCGTGCCCCTGGACTACGTGCTGAAAAACGGAGATATCGTAGAAATCCTGACTTCAAAAAACAGTTTTCCCAAGAGGGACTGGCTTAATATTGCCAAGACCTCGCAGTCCAAGACCAAAATCAGGCAGTGGTTCAAGAAGGAGCAGCGGGAAGAGAACATTCTAAAAGGAAAGGAAATTCTTGAGCGTGAGGTGAAAAAGCAGGGTATCGAGGCGGATTTGCCAAAACCGGAAAAAATTATAGAAGCCGGCAAAAAATTTTCCCTCTTTACTCTCGATGATATATACGCCGCTATCGGGGACGGTGCGATTACAGTCAACAGCGTTCTGTCCAAAATCAGGGCGGAAGAAGCAAAGCTGGAGAAAAAAGGCCTGCTGGCCGAAGAAGTCCAGAATATTAAAAATGATGTCAAGCCTGCTGCCGGGTGGGGCAAACCGATGCAGGGAATCCGGGTTAAAGGTATTGACAACATCCTAATCAGGCTTTCACACTGCTGCAACCCGGTGCCGGGCGACCCTATTACCGGGTATATTACCAGAGGGCGCGGCATATCCATCCATCGTAACGACTGTATGAATTTAATCAATTATCAGCGGCAAGAGGGCGAGCGGCTGGTAGAAGTTGCCTGGGATCAGGAGTTTACGGAACCTTTTCAGGTTAAACTTGAAATCAACGGACTGGACCGGGCGGGTTTCTTAAGTGATGTTATGGCGGTCCTGGTGGAAATGAAAATCAGCGCCAACTGGGTAACCGCACGGGGCAGGAAGGACGGCGCCGCTGTAATTGAACTCGTCCTGACGATGAAAGGGATCGAACAACTGGATTATATCATGACCAAAATAAGCCGGGTAAAAGATGTCTATGATATGAGGCGGGTAAGTTTCAGCGGCCAGACACTTGGCACGTTGAACTGA
- the dtd gene encoding D-aminoacyl-tRNA deacylase, whose protein sequence is MRAVVQRVVRGSVTVEGQTMAREIGPGLVVLLGVGYGDDASDACYLAEKIANLRIFEDDQGKMNLSVLDTAGSVLAISQFTLYGDCRKGRRPGFSDAAAPEEALALYHKFVKELEKAGLKVATGCFGEHMVVEIINDGPVTLLVDSDRKF, encoded by the coding sequence TTGAGGGCGGTGGTGCAAAGAGTTGTCCGTGGCTCCGTAACGGTTGAAGGACAGACAATGGCGAGGGAAATAGGTCCGGGCCTGGTAGTCCTGTTGGGTGTGGGATACGGTGACGACGCATCCGATGCTTGTTATCTAGCCGAAAAAATTGCAAATCTAAGGATTTTTGAAGACGATCAGGGGAAGATGAACCTCTCCGTGCTGGATACTGCGGGCTCTGTGCTGGCAATATCCCAATTTACCCTCTACGGGGACTGCCGGAAAGGCAGACGGCCCGGCTTTTCTGATGCGGCCGCGCCTGAAGAGGCGTTAGCACTGTATCATAAATTTGTTAAGGAGTTGGAGAAAGCGGGGTTGAAGGTAGCCACCGGGTGCTTTGGGGAGCATATGGTGGTTGAGATTATTAATGACGGCCCGGTCACCCTTCTGGTTGATAGCGACAGGAAATTTTAA
- a CDS encoding MBL fold metallo-hydrolase: MIFDGFSVGAWESNCYIIGCGVTKEGAVVDPGADAKKILNRVKKLGLQINKIILTHGHPDHLSALAEVQQATGAKVLIHGDDAEMLVDARRNLSFYMGKSVELKEADVLLKDGDTIQVGNITLEVIHTPGHTPGGICLKCARDIVITGDTLFAGSVGRSDFPGGSHSQLIASIKSKLLKFPPDTKVYPGHGPASTIGAEMRYNPFLTGAF, translated from the coding sequence TTGATTTTTGACGGATTTTCGGTTGGCGCTTGGGAATCAAACTGCTACATCATTGGCTGCGGGGTAACTAAAGAAGGCGCTGTGGTTGACCCCGGCGCGGATGCCAAAAAGATTTTGAACAGGGTGAAAAAATTGGGGTTGCAAATAAATAAGATCATCCTCACCCACGGTCACCCGGACCACTTGAGCGCCCTGGCTGAGGTGCAGCAGGCCACCGGAGCCAAGGTTTTAATTCATGGCGATGATGCAGAAATGCTGGTAGACGCCCGCCGCAACCTCTCGTTCTACATGGGCAAAAGCGTGGAGCTGAAAGAGGCTGACGTCCTTCTGAAAGACGGGGACACGATCCAGGTCGGTAATATCACTCTGGAGGTAATACACACACCGGGCCACACTCCAGGCGGTATTTGCCTTAAATGCGCGCGGGACATCGTAATAACAGGAGATACTCTTTTTGCCGGCTCGGTCGGGCGGTCCGACTTCCCCGGCGGCAGTCATTCCCAGCTTATCGCCTCAATTAAGAGCAAGCTTCTGAAATTCCCGCCGGATACAAAGGTTTATCCCGGTCACGGGCCGGCTTCAACCATAGGGGCGGAAATGCGCTACAACCCGTTCCTTACGGGAGCCTTTTAG
- a CDS encoding DUF896 domain-containing protein has product MITKELIQRINELARKQRAEGLTPEEKKEQQELRNLYLKSIRSQVVDTLQSSGFKPGKKHNGACECEHCASDKDQREGKNGSVKEPGPYRLLH; this is encoded by the coding sequence ATGATAACAAAAGAGCTTATCCAACGGATTAATGAACTGGCCCGCAAACAGAGAGCCGAAGGCCTTACTCCGGAGGAAAAAAAAGAACAGCAAGAGCTCCGCAATTTATACTTAAAGAGCATCCGCTCCCAGGTAGTTGATACTTTGCAATCATCCGGGTTTAAACCCGGGAAAAAGCATAACGGCGCCTGTGAATGTGAACACTGCGCCTCTGACAAAGATCAGCGTGAAGGCAAAAATGGTTCAGTCAAAGAGCCAGGTCCGTACAGGTTATTGCATTAA
- the hisS gene encoding histidine--tRNA ligase, with protein MLTTRPRGTNDILPGEVEKWRYLEDHMRRICREYGYSEIRTPIFEHTELFLRGVGDTTDIVEKEMYTFIDRGNRSITLRPENTASVVRAYLEDKLYALPQPVKLFYIGPMFRYDRPQAGRFRQFHQFGVEVFGSHDPAVDAEVMAMSMDFYRRLGLSNLELHVNSVGCPQCRPGLIKKLQEYFRPHLNDLCKNCRDRFEKNPLRILDCKETRCGDIGVDAPTTVDCLCTGCSSHFAEVKKNLELMDIAYHEDRRLVRGLDYYTHTAFEIVAPDIGAQSSVGGGGRYNGLVEICGGPSIPGIGFALGMERIILAMQQQGLTFGEAGGTEVFIVTANQAAAGEAVKLLFKIRSAGISADKDYMDRSLKAQMKYAGKTGVGYAVIIGEDEMKQGTALVRNMGLGRQESVPLGEVISFLKEQGLGK; from the coding sequence ATGTTGACCACGCGGCCACGCGGCACTAACGATATTTTACCGGGTGAGGTTGAAAAGTGGCGTTACCTGGAAGACCATATGCGCCGTATTTGCCGTGAATACGGCTACTCTGAGATCAGGACACCCATTTTTGAGCACACCGAACTATTTCTACGTGGCGTAGGGGACACCACGGATATTGTTGAAAAAGAGATGTACACCTTTATCGACCGGGGGAACCGTAGTATAACGTTGCGCCCGGAAAATACGGCGTCGGTGGTCAGGGCCTACCTGGAAGACAAACTGTATGCATTGCCGCAACCGGTGAAGCTGTTTTACATAGGTCCCATGTTCCGGTATGACCGGCCTCAGGCCGGGCGATTCCGCCAGTTTCACCAGTTTGGGGTGGAGGTATTCGGTTCGCATGACCCGGCAGTTGACGCTGAGGTTATGGCTATGTCCATGGATTTTTACCGCAGGCTGGGTCTTTCTAACCTGGAATTGCATGTTAACAGTGTCGGGTGCCCCCAATGCCGGCCTGGTTTAATCAAAAAACTGCAGGAATATTTCCGGCCTCATCTGAATGACTTGTGTAAAAACTGCCGGGACCGTTTCGAGAAGAACCCCTTGCGCATCCTGGACTGCAAAGAGACCCGCTGTGGCGACATTGGGGTAGATGCCCCAACCACCGTTGATTGCTTATGCACGGGTTGCTCGAGCCATTTTGCGGAGGTTAAAAAAAACCTGGAGTTAATGGATATCGCTTACCATGAGGACAGGCGGCTGGTGCGCGGCCTCGACTATTATACTCATACTGCTTTTGAGATCGTCGCTCCAGATATAGGCGCGCAGAGTTCTGTTGGCGGGGGCGGTCGCTATAACGGTCTGGTGGAGATTTGTGGCGGTCCGTCCATACCCGGCATTGGTTTTGCCCTGGGTATGGAAAGAATTATCCTTGCTATGCAACAGCAGGGTTTAACCTTTGGAGAAGCGGGCGGAACAGAGGTTTTCATAGTAACAGCCAACCAGGCAGCCGCCGGGGAAGCTGTCAAGCTGCTCTTTAAAATCCGTTCCGCAGGGATTTCAGCCGATAAGGACTATATGGACCGCAGTCTTAAAGCCCAGATGAAATATGCCGGAAAAACCGGTGTTGGATATGCGGTTATTATCGGTGAGGACGAAATGAAGCAAGGTACCGCGCTGGTCCGGAATATGGGTTTGGGGCGGCAAGAAAGTGTGCCGCTGGGTGAAGTGATTAGCTTTCTAAAAGAACAAGGGCTGGGAAAGTAA